The sequence below is a genomic window from Canis lupus familiaris isolate Mischka breed German Shepherd unplaced genomic scaffold, alternate assembly UU_Cfam_GSD_1.0 chrUn_S277H437, whole genome shotgun sequence.
TCTCCACCAGCGACAGCAGCACAGTGGCCGTGGCCGTCAGCGCCGGCTCGCCGTGGTCCTTCACCAGCACCAGCAGGCGCTGGCGCGGCGCGTCCGCCTCGTCCAGGGCGCGCGTCGTGCTGATCTCGCCCGTGTACAGCGCCACGCGGAACGGGCtgcgcgcgccccccgccgccggctGCAGCTCGTACGACAGCCACGCGTTGTAGCCCGAGTCCGCGTCCACCGCGCGCACCTTGGCCACCACGTGGCCCGCGCCCACCGCCCGCGACACCGGCTCGCTCagcgcgccgcccccgccgcgcgccccgggcaggggcaggggcaggggcaggggcagcggcaGCAGCGCGGGCGCGTTGTCGTTCTCGTCCAGCACGAACACCTGCAGCGTCACGTTGCTGCCCAGGGGAGGCACGCCCGCGTCGCGCGCGCTCACTTGGAACTGCAGCAGCTCCAGCTCCTCGTGGTCCAGCGGCTGCAGCGCGTACACCTTGCCGCTCTCCGCGTGCACCGACACGTAGCTCGACAGCGCGCGCTCGCCCACGCGCCGCTCCACCAGCGAGTAGGACACCAGCGCGTTCTCCTGCGCGTCCGCGTCCCGCGCCGACACCGTGAAGATGTGGCAGCCGGGCGGGTTGTTCTCCTTCACGAACACCGTGTACTCGGGCTGCGCGAATGCCGGCGCGTTGTCGTTCACGTCGGCCACCTCCACGGACACGCTGGCCGTGGCCGACAGCGAAGGCGAGCCTCCGTCGCGTGCGGTCACTACCAGAGCGTAGTTCGCCACGCTCTCTCTGTCCAGGGCGCTGTCCAGCACCAGCGAATAGTAATTCTTGAAGGTGGACACCAGCTTGAAGGGGACTTGGGGTGTGAGTGAGCAGGTCACCTGCCCGTTGGCGCCAGAGTCACGGTCAGTTACACTGATTAGGGCAATGACAGTCCCTAGTGTAGCATCCTCTGGAACAGACAATGATAGTGACGTCACTAGTAACTCCGGAGCATTATCATTAATATCCAAGATTTCTATCAAGACCGTGCAGTGACCAAACATCGGGGGATTTCCTTTGTCAACTGCTTCTATTTGaagtttccataatttggtttcttcaaaatctatttttccgtttacttttatttctccacTGGCTGAATCTATGTGGAAAAAGTCTTCTGTATTAGAGGAGACATCAGTtgcaaaggaataaagaatatgGCTGTTTGAACCTTCATCCAAATCCGAGGCGTTAAGTTTAATAACCAGTGTACCGTTTCTCGAATTCTCCAATAATTTTACACGATCGACAGCTTTGTCAAACACTGGGGCGTTGTCATTTACATCCAGCACTGTGATGTGTAACTCTGTGGTACCTGTCAGCTCGGGCTTTCCCCCATCAGTTGCTTTGAGCACCAAGAGAAGCTCTGAAGCGACCTCCCTGTCTAAAGGTTTTTTTAGCACTAGTTGGAGTGGTTTTACCTGATCATCGTTGGTGGGTACTTCCAGAGAGAAATACTCATTGGGGCTCAGTCTGTAAGTCAGAAGAGCATTGGCCCCGATGTCTGCATCAGAGGCGCCCTCTAGTGAAAAATGAGAGTCAAGAGCTGTAGTTtcagaaataaacaatttttttcgTGGTGCTGGGAACACAGGCGGATTGTCGTTAATGTccttcacctccacctccacatgGAAAACCTGCAGCGGCCTGTCCACGATCACCTCCAGGTGGATGCTGCACTCCAGAGTCCTCCCACACAGCTCCTCGCGGTCGATCCGAGAATTCACAAACAAAATGCCATTCTGCAGATTTACCTCCAGAAGGTCCCTGTGGCCTATGGACGCCACCCGGAACAAGCGTGGCACCAGCTccaccagctccagccccaggtccTGGGCGATGCGACCCACGAAGGTGCCGTGTTTGGCCTCCTCCGGGACCGAGTAGCGGACCTGGCCGCTCTCGGCCTCCAACGCTGCAAGGAGCAGAACCGAGAGCAGCAAATGCTTGGTTCCCTGGCCACCTGGTCCAGAAGCTAACATCCTGCTTTGCTTCTGGTTAATAAAGCAATATTTCATGAGCGGAAAGGGGTAGTccttttagatctttcttttgaGCCTTTGTTCCTGAGATCCCGACTGATCTTAACAACATAGATATATATACAGTCTTTAAAACACCGGAACAGTGGAGATTCTTTCTGGTCCGTGAATAATCgcaattttcttctgtttaaagaATCCTCTCCTTGGAGAACAACGACATCCTGTGGCTCAAAATGGAAGTGCGTTTGTGTGTATACTATTTTTCCACTTCTATTGATTCTCTCCTAATTCCTTCATATATTGGTCCATATTTTACTTTGTAGGCTTTTGATTCTTTATACGTTCCTTGTGTGTGACCACTAGCTCTTTAAAGGTGGTTTCTGTCTTACAATTTAGAATCCTAAGAAGAGTTTTTACCTTGGACATAGACATCTAAGAATGTACTGCTGGACCAACTATATTCATGTATATAAACACGAAAATCCATATTTGTAGGTTACTAGTGATGCTGTGTTTTTTAGACTTTCAGAAATTGATCATTTTGGAATGGGCTTTTATTAAGTTTACTCCACTGCTAACACTATAGTTTCTATTGCTTAATCCTTACAGTATGTTAAATTATTCTAAACATTTAATTCAACTGTGCAGAGAACAACTCAAGATGCAAGGTTTCTAAGTTACTGCCTCAACATAATGGTCTTTAAAATCAATGCTGATATGCAAGCTATTTATCAGtttattcaaagatttattttctttgatgttaATGAATTTACCAAGTACTGACTCCTAGAAATACAAGGCATATTTATCTTTGGctcattttaaagctttttcaaTTATTGTGTCTGCTCAGAGTGAATGTCATAGTTTCCATCCTGAAGGATAACTTACATTTGCTTTATATCCActactatttgaaaataatttatttctaaccCACCCCCAACAAAACCACTGAATCAGGAATTCAagttatttttgtctgtttgtttataCTCATTTTATGCCAGAATTGGTTTCCAGAGACTAGAGCATAAAAATCATACTAAATCTAATTCatttactcaattttattttcctgttcttatCTTAAATGCAAAAACCCAGTGGAAATTTGCATAGCAACTATTATCAATTGCAATAAAGCTTATCAGtcatattaaaagagaaaaatattttaatcattctcAAGACTATTAAGAAGCCAACAATCCAATATCTGAAATCCTTCTGATAAGATGGCAGCCATTGGTAAAATCCCAAACTtctctaatgaaaaaaattgtaaatagcCATCCAAGCCAATCTTAGGTCATATGTGAAAGTGAGCTTCAGTATTCATTtggaacactttttaaaaatagtgatttaatGATTATAAATCTATGAACAAAATTTATAGTTCTAACTACTtgtaattcttctttaaattgtAATTCTTCTTTAAACGCAAGACTAGCATAGTTGcataaagaagagcaaaataatttTAGCACATAGGGATTACTAAATGCAGAAAAAGACATGACTAAGAACTAAATTTCCTTGTGTTTGCTGATTTAAATAATCCAATCCCTTTGAGAATATACCATGCTGAAGGTCCATTCCATTTCTAGTTTAAGGAATTGCCTCATTGGTTAAGTACACATTAAAGATAGTTTTTAAAGCCCTCAAATTCTAAGGTTATCATATAGCTAAATAAATACAGTGTACTGATAAAGctatgggttaaaaaaaaaaaagctatgggtTGGTTACTCatcttaaaataaacaataacaaacacAATGCCATCAAGAGCTATAGAGTACTCATGATTAGCCTCATTTTAATATCACTTAATAAAGAGCATATTAAATATGATCATAAAATTAAGATGGTAtagtttttttacatttatttatttatttatttcaaagaaagagggagaCTGAGCGCatgggaggaagggcaaagggagagtaGCTCAAACCGACTGCACTGACTGCaaagcctaatgtggggctcagtctcatgacccatgagatcacgacctgagccaaaaccatgaattgggtgcttaaccaactgtgctacccaggcgcccctaagatACTATACTTTTAAGAGAAATtgactaatttcttttttggcaaGAATGTTAAAAGCAATCCTtgatttggaaaattttctggtttcattcttAAATTTCAGTAATTCTGAATTGAATGAAAGAAACTTTGtccattaaatttattttaaaatatttatcttaaagcagagacagaggaagatgtCCTTGCTAGTTCTCAACTACTCCTGACATCTCACCTCGTTTCATCTCCTACTGCATTGCTTCCTCCaaagactttaaaattatattactgGATAAAATGCTAACTGGTTATGTTAAAACTTTGGTGAatacttgtattttaaatatgtcccccccaaaaagcaaagtaaaacaaataggACTGAATTGGTAAATGCACAATTCTATATTTCATTAATTGCTCAGAAAAAGAGATGCTTTTGGATAAGACTTTCCTGCAAGGGGAACATAGTGACATTATAAAGGGCTGAAAGAGAGGGCAGATATAAGATAAAGGGATTCTATATACAAGTTGAAATACTCTAGTGTAAGTTATCTTCTGTAATCTCATAGAACTGTGGACTGGCCATGGGAAGTATTAGCATAAGAAGGCAATGCCATGCTTAAATTCCTGCCACAGTTGTCTTTCTCAATGTTCCTTACTTGGATAGAGATTCCAAGTTTTACTGGAAGCTTTTTGCGAAATACAAACGGAGTAGAGAAATTCAGCATGcatacagaaaggaaaaagtattgCTAAGAACCAGAGTCAAGGTGATAAACTAGATGCACTGCTATTATGGTAACACTGGAcctaacaaaataaacaaaaatgaaaccatagGTATCAGGTAACAACCAGTCTCAAAAAGGAATAATGAATAGGATAGCGTTGGCACCCTGCAATTTAATTGTCCTTCATTTCTCAGTCTACCCCATTCAACGCAATTCTGTTTAAGAGGACTAGAAAAACTATAAATTGTACTCTATGATATCAAATCAGTAGATAACGTTCTAAGAGAAcaattcatttctctcttcaaatTTCTCATGTTAATTTGGACTAAAGTAATTGTCTCTAACCTCCctaaaattaaaagtgattttcaaatgttctCCATTATTAAACATAATCATACTCTTTCCTCACAGTGCAAAAACTACTACTTGAACATAATAAGCAATGTTTTATGTTAACAAAGCAGTAGGTAATGAAGAGCGACTgcataaaattatgtaaataactATAAAACTTCATCTTCTGCTAAAAAAAGTGAATAGTACACATCAGCACAGGTACCACcactactaaaataaaaatgataatcattttaaaatctcaaaacatTTTCATAGATTAGgatatttatgaatgaatttcAAGTCTACATAGAGtaccactaaaaataaaatgtaaacatggAATACTGAGGATATAGTATTATTATGTTATACTGCagtataatattcattttttaaggtttatttctttatctgagagATAGAGCAAGGAGGCCTgcatgagtgaggaggagagaccgacagagggagaggaagagaaatcctcaagccAATTTGCCCCATGGTTGGAACCCAGTTcaagtctccatcccaggactctgatcaTGACCTGATATAATCAAGAGTTCCAGGCTTaacctacagagccacccaggcaccccccccccaacattcTTTAATAAGGGAGAAAGGGCACATTTTGATCCTGAAGAGAACTGAGAGCagtctttaatgatttttttaaagatttatttatttatttatgatagacacagagaggcagagacacaggcagagggagaagcaggctccatgccaggagcctgacgtgggactcgatcctgggactccaggatcgcgccctgggccaaaggcaggcgctaaaccgctgagtaacccagggatcccctgagagcAGTCTTTAAAAGTAATATGGCCATATCAAAATTTAGATTTGAAAgttaaataaacttaaagaacTATTCTCATAAatacttgtaaaaataaaaaagactgctttatgaaaaaaacaaaacctacaaacGACTTCAAATATTTGATTggaaatataaatacttaaaaacaagttgaactatttaaaaattgaagtatcaAGAAAAACATGATGCACAGAGTACAATagacaaaacacaaaatgaactttttttaatttttaaaagtaggctgcATGCGcatcatggggcttgagctcaccaccccaagagtcacatgctctaccgtcTGAGCCAACAGACACCCCCAAAACGAGCTTTTAGATAAATTATATTAGGCATTAGtagaaatatttgagattttacaGCAATATGCTATATTAGAAAGGATGAAGATATTCTGAGAGGGCATGAGGGCAAAAAGCGATTAATAAATTCTTCACAGAGCAacatatggaaatttaaaaagtaataaccCACCTTTCCAGAGTAGTCCCCTCCAGAAGACTCTCCTTCCATTTCCACATCTGGTACTGGACACGGTGGAAGGCTGGGGCTGAAGGCCATGAGGTCGGCCTTGGGCGGGCCCTCCCCAGAGCACACCCTCTGCCGCCTCTGCTGCGAGTACGACCAGCTCCCCACCGCGCTGGAGCACACCAGCGTGGGCTTCCCCGGCCCGCACGCGCCCTCGCTGGGCGGCGCCGAGCACCGCAGCGCCGTGGACAGCAGCAGCGTGAGCACCAACAGGCTGGACACCGCGCAGATGGCGACGATCAGGTACACGTTGACGTCCACcagcgccgcgcccgcgcccgcgcccgcgcccgcgcccgcgcccgcgccgcccgccaaCACCCGCGACGACGGCCTGGGCGCCTGGCCGCTCTCCACCAGCGACAGCAGCACAGTGGCCGTGGCCGTCAGCGCCGGCTCGCCGTGGTCCTTCACCAGCACCAGCAGGCGCTGGCGCGGCGCGTCCGCCTCGTCCAGGGCGCGCGTCGTGCTGATCTCGCCCGTGTACAGCGCCACGCGGAACGGGCtgcgcgcgccccccgccgccggctGCAGCTCGTACGACAGCCACGCGTTGTAGCCCGAGTCCGCGTCCACCGCGCGCACCTTGGCCACCACGTGGCCCGCGCCCACCGCCCGCGACACCGGCTCGCTCagcgcgccgcccccgccgcgcgccccgggcaggggcaggggcaggggcagcggcaGCAGCGCGGGCGCGTTGTCGTTCTCGTCCAGCACGAACACCTGCAGCGTCACGTTGCTGCCCAGGGGAGGCACGCCCGCGTCGCGCGCGCTCACTTGGAACTGCAGCAGCTCCAGCTCCTCGTGGTCCAGCGGCTGCAGCGCGTACACCTTGCCGCTCTCCGCGTGCACCGACACGTAGCTCGACAGCGCGCGCTCGCCCACGCGCCGCTCCACCAGCGAGTAGGACACCAGCGCGTTCTCCTGCGCGTCCGCGTCCCGCGCCGACACCGTGAAGATGTGGCAGCCGGGCGGGTTGTTCTCCTTCACGAACACCGTGTACTCGGGCTGCGCGAATGCCGGCGCGTTGTCGTTCACGTCGGCCACCTCCACGGACACGCTGGCCGTGGCCGACAGCGAAGGCGAGCCTCCGTCGCGTGCGGTCACTACCAGAGCGTAGTTCGCCACGCTCTCTCTGTCCAGGGCGCTGTCCAGCACCAGTGAATAGTAATTCTTGAAGGTGGACACCAGCTTGAAGGGGACTTGGGGTGTGAGTGAGCAGGTCACCTGCCCGTTGGCGCCAGAGTCACGGTCAGTTACACTGATTAGGGCGATGACGGTGCCGACCTGAGCATCTTCTTGCACCGGGAGAGCCAAAGAAGTGATAACCACCTCAGGTGGATTATCATTTTCATCCAGAACTTCCACTAGGACGGTGCAGTGACTAACCATGGGTGGGTTTCCTCTATCTGTAACATCTACATGAATTTCATAAGTGTTACTATCCTCAAAGTCAATAGCATCATTTACCCTTATTTCTCCCGTTTTTTCATTCATTAGAAATTTCCTTCTTATGCTGGGAGAAACCAAAGCACTAAATGAATATatcatttccttgtttattcCTTCATCTGCATCAGACGCATTTAGCCATATTACTAATGTTTGGTTCGCTGAATTTTCATACATCTTTACTTCATAAACAGATCGGTCAAATATAGGCGCATTATCATTGGCATCCAACACCAAGATCAGCAGAGTAACAGATCCTGTATATTCCGGTTTGCCTCCATCAGTTGCCGTTAATAACAACTGAAGCTGAGGGTTTTCTTCACGATCTAGCATTTTTCCTAGAACAAGCACTGGAAatttgcctttgtcttttttgtttataatatcaagaatgaaaaacTCATTTGGACTGAGTCTATAAGTCAGCACTGCGTTCTCTCCAACATCCGCATCAGAGGCGCCTTCTAGCGGAAACCGGGAGTCAAGCAGTCGAGATTCCGGTATCGAAAGCTTTTGTTCTGAGACTGAGAAGATGGGCGCATTGTCGTTAATGTccttcacctccacctccacatgGAAAACCTGCAGCGGCCTGTCTACGATCACCTCCAGGTGGATGCTGCACTCCGCGCTCCGCCCGCACAGCTCCTCGCGGTCGATCCGAGAATTCACAAACAAAATGCCATTCTGCAGATTTACCTCCAGAAGGTCCCCGTGGCCTTTGGACGCCAGTCGGAAAAGGCGCGGCACCAGCTCcgccagctccagccccaggtccTGGGCGATGCGGCCCACGAAGGTGCCGTGTTTGGCCTCCTCCGGGACCGAGTAGCGGACCTGGCCGCTCCCCGCCTTCCAGGCTGCGAGGAGCAGAAGCAAAAGAAGCCCGTGCTGGGCTATGAGGCCGCTGGGTGTGTAGACCAGCATCATACCTTTTTGTCGATTTACAAATTGATGAATCAGCGGTCTAAAACAAACATGCTCTCTGGATTTTCCTATTCTATTTCTTACATCCAATTTTGTCGAAATGGCTGAGATCTGAGTATGTAGCTCCTTTTTAGTCCTTGAAAAACAGGATTATGCCTTTGTTGTAAAAAATTTTATGGAAGACAGCGACATCCGGTGGCTGAATGTGTAAGTACATTTCCATAAGTTTAACAACTTGTTTCATagcttttaattctatttttacgTATTTGTATCTCTATGGATCTTCAAAACTTCACGTGATTTCTCTTTAATATATAATAGTAATTATCATCTACTCTTAGTTCAGCGTTTTGTTGAGTGCAGAGCTTCAGAGAGGTAATTTCTCCCCCAACCATGATTATCATTCGCTACATTTGAAAATACTTAGTATTTGTATATAGTGAGTGTATCAAAGTAAAATACCCAGTATTTTACTGGGTAACAAATTTAGACgtcttcaactttttaaaagatcttatttatttgagagagaaagagagagagtgcacagcagagagaagcagagagggggagaagcagactcgccactgagcagggagccagatgccaaGACTTGATCTCGAAACTCtagaatcgtgacctgagctaaatgcAGGGGATTAACCTACCGAGCAatgcaggtgcccctaaatgtcTTCAATGTTGACacttaatttacttcttttttattattttgagattaaatAAACCTTACTGGACACTAATCTGAAGAATCAGTTCTCTGTGAGGTGTTTGAAACTCCTAAATTTCAGTCATCACTAGATAGTTGAGGGAAGATTATTGGCTTTGACATCAGAAATGTCTCCATTCTGATTCCTATTCTTAAACTTACTAGTTTTGTGACTTGGGGAGAATAATTTaaactctctctgcctctgtttccagTTTTATAACATTCATAAAGTAACAATATAGTGATTGTATCAATTATGATACTTTAAATGCCTAGGACAGTACCTTAAGGAGAGTAAGTGCTTCACAAATGGCAATATCCTCAGGCCTCAATTTA
It includes:
- the LOC119879104 gene encoding protocadherin alpha-10-like → MKYCFINQKQSRMLASGPGGQGTKHLLLSVLLLAALEAESGQVRYSVPEEAKHGTFVGRIAQDLGLELVELVPRLFRVASIGHRDLLEVNLQNGILFVNSRIDREELCGRTLECSIHLEVIVDRPLQVFHVEVEVKDINDNPPVFPAPRKKLFISETTALDSHFSLEGASDADIGANALLTYRLSPNEYFSLEVPTNDDQVKPLQLVLKKPLDREVASELLLVLKATDGGKPELTGTTELHITVLDVNDNAPVFDKAVDRVKLLENSRNGTLVIKLNASDLDEGSNSHILYSFATDVSSNTEDFFHIDSASGEIKVNGKIDFEETKLWKLQIEAVDKGNPPMFGHCTVLIEILDINDNAPELLVTSLSLSVPEDATLGTVIALISVTDRDSGANGQVTCSLTPQVPFKLVSTFKNYYSLVLDSALDRESVANYALVVTARDGGSPSLSATASVSVEVADVNDNAPAFAQPEYTVFVKENNPPGCHIFTVSARDADAQENALVSYSLVERRVGERALSSYVSVHAESGKVYALQPLDHEELELLQFQVSARDAGVPPLGSNVTLQVFVLDENDNAPALLPLPLPLPLPLPGARGGGGALSEPVSRAVGAGHVVAKVRAVDADSGYNAWLSYELQPAAGGARSPFRVALYTGEISTTRALDEADAPRQRLLVLVKDHGEPALTATATVLLSLVESGQAPRPSSRVLAGGAGAGAGAGAALVDVNVYLIVAICAVSSLLVLTLLLSTALRCSAPPSEGACGPGKPTLVCSSAVGSWSYSQQRRQRVCSGEGPPKADLMAFSPSVPPASGSGDSGEQQIFRNEVSTVILECI
- the LOC119879105 gene encoding protocadherin alpha-10-like, which translates into the protein MMLVYTPSGLIAQHGLLLLLLLAAWKAGSGQVRYSVPEEAKHGTFVGRIAQDLGLELAELVPRLFRLASKGHGDLLEVNLQNGILFVNSRIDREELCGRSAECSIHLEVIVDRPLQVFHVEVEVKDINDNAPIFSVSEQKLSIPESRLLDSRFPLEGASDADVGENAVLTYRLSPNEFFILDIINKKDKGKFPVLVLGKMLDREENPQLQLLLTATDGGKPEYTGSVTLLILVLDANDNAPIFDRSVYEVKMYENSANQTLVIWLNASDADEGINKEMIYSFSALVSPSIRRKFLMNEKTGEIRVNDAIDFEDSNTYEIHVDVTDRGNPPMVSHCTVLVEVLDENDNPPEVVITSLALPVQEDAQVGTVIALISVTDRDSGANGQVTCSLTPQVPFKLVSTFKNYYSLVLDSALDRESVANYALVVTARDGGSPSLSATASVSVEVADVNDNAPAFAQPEYTVFVKENNPPGCHIFTVSARDADAQENALVSYSLVERRVGERALSSYVSVHAESGKVYALQPLDHEELELLQFQVSARDAGVPPLGSNVTLQVFVLDENDNAPALLPLPLPLPLPGARGGGGALSEPVSRAVGAGHVVAKVRAVDADSGYNAWLSYELQPAAGGARSPFRVALYTGEISTTRALDEADAPRQRLLVLVKDHGEPALTATATVLLSLVESGQAPRPSSRVLAGGAGAGAGAGAGAGAALVDVNVYLIVAICAVSSLLVLTLLLSTALRCSAPPSEGACGPGKPTLVCSSAVGSWSYSQQRRQRVCSGEGPPKADLMAFSPSLPPCPVPDVEMEGESSGGDYSGKVGYYFLNFHMLLCEEFINRFLPSCPLRISSSFLI